In Actinomadura citrea, a single window of DNA contains:
- a CDS encoding aspartate-semialdehyde dehydrogenase has translation MRVGIVGATGQVGAKMLEILAERGFPVDELRLFASARSAGRRLPWNGTEITVEDATAADYSGLDIVLFSAGKTTSRELAPKVAAAGAVVIDNSSGWRMDPEVPLVVAEVNPHAATQRPKGIIANPNCTTMAAMPVLRPLHAEAGLTALVVSTYQAVSGSGLAGVAELHDQAAKTVQTADRLTHSGTAVDFPEPSVYVRPIAFNVLPMAGSIVDDGLAETDEEQKLRNESRKILELPDLKVSGTCVRVPVFTGHSLQVNARFERPLSPERASELLAGAPGVVLSDVPTPLQAAGQDPTYVGRIRRDETVENGLALFCSGDNLRKGAALNTVQIAELVAAES, from the coding sequence ATGAGAGTCGGCATCGTCGGGGCCACCGGACAGGTCGGGGCCAAGATGCTCGAGATCCTGGCCGAACGAGGATTTCCGGTCGACGAGCTGCGGCTCTTCGCCTCGGCGCGCTCCGCGGGCCGCAGGCTCCCGTGGAACGGCACCGAGATCACCGTCGAGGACGCGACGGCCGCCGACTACAGCGGCCTCGACATCGTGCTGTTCTCCGCGGGCAAGACCACGTCCAGGGAACTGGCCCCGAAGGTGGCCGCCGCCGGCGCCGTCGTGATCGACAACTCCTCGGGCTGGCGGATGGACCCGGAAGTCCCGCTGGTCGTCGCGGAGGTCAACCCGCACGCCGCGACGCAGCGCCCCAAGGGCATCATCGCCAACCCGAACTGCACCACGATGGCCGCGATGCCGGTGCTGCGCCCCCTGCACGCGGAGGCCGGGCTGACCGCCCTCGTCGTCTCCACCTACCAGGCCGTCTCCGGCAGCGGCCTCGCCGGCGTCGCCGAGCTGCACGACCAGGCGGCCAAGACCGTCCAGACGGCCGACCGGCTGACCCACTCCGGGACGGCCGTGGACTTCCCCGAGCCGTCGGTCTACGTGCGCCCGATCGCGTTCAACGTGCTCCCCATGGCGGGCTCGATCGTCGACGACGGTCTCGCCGAGACCGACGAGGAGCAGAAGCTCCGCAACGAGAGCCGCAAGATCCTGGAGCTCCCGGACCTGAAGGTGTCGGGCACCTGCGTGCGCGTCCCGGTCTTCACCGGTCACTCCCTGCAGGTCAACGCCCGGTTCGAGCGTCCGCTCAGCCCCGAGCGCGCGAGCGAACTGCTGGCGGGCGCGCCCGGCGTCGTCCTCTCGGACGTCCCGACGCCGCTCCAGGCCGCCGGCCAGGACCCCACCTACGTGGGCCGCATCCGCCGCGACGAGACCGTCGAGAACGGCCTCGCCCTGTTCTGCTCCGGCGACAACCTCCGCAAGGGCGCGGCGCTCAACACCGTCCAGATCGCCGAGCTGGTCGCCGCCGAGAGCTAA
- a CDS encoding DUF2277 domain-containing protein codes for MCRSIKTLRPPYSDDVTDQDVRAAALQYVRKISGFRAPASHNAEAFDRAVEEIARSTAALLDSLEVRGRR; via the coding sequence ATGTGCCGCAGTATCAAGACGCTTCGACCGCCTTACTCCGACGACGTCACCGATCAGGACGTGCGGGCGGCGGCGCTCCAGTATGTGCGGAAGATCTCCGGGTTCCGGGCGCCCGCCTCGCACAACGCGGAGGCGTTCGACCGGGCCGTGGAGGAGATCGCGCGGAGCACCGCCGCCCTTCTCGATTCCCTGGAGGTGCGGGGGCGCCGTTAG